CTCGACCGCTTGAAAGCACTTAATGAACGCAATCTGGTCAAGGTCGCCTTATCGGTAACATCTCTGGACAACACCTTGTCCCGCCGTCTGGAACCACGAGCAGCCAGCCCGCAAAAGCGTCTTGAAGCGATTGAGAAACTGTCCGAGGCGGGCATTCCGACTTGTGTCATGGTGGCGCCCATCATTCCGGCACTCAATGATGAGGAAGTGGAAGCCATTCTGGCCGCTGCCTATGATGCTGGCGCTCGTGAAGCGGGCACCATTCTTCTGCGCTTGCCAAATGAAGTGAATGCCCTGTTTCAGGAATGGCTGTTGAAGCATTATCCAGATCGCTATCGCCATGTGATGAATGTGCTGCGCTCAATGCGCGGCGGCAAGGACTATGACAGCCGTTCTGGTCATCGGATGCGTGGCAATGGTCCCTATGCAGATATCCTGCACAAGCGCATGGCAGTCGCGTGCCGCAATCTCGGCTATGCCACGCGCCGCACCCGTTTGGCGCTCAAGCATTTCAAGCCACCGGAATGTGAGGTTGCCCAATTGTCCCTTTTTTAGGAGCGATGACTTGATTCGATTAGGCAAGGGAGGTGTCAAAAGCCCGCAACAGCACCCGAAACGGCGCAAATATCAAAGTTTCCACCATTTCTTCCATGATTTTTCATGTGAGGTAAGCATGTAGGTAACGGAAAAATCGGAGGTTTTTTACACTGACGTTTAAAATTCGTTGGATGGCCGTTGATTTTGATGAAACTCCAATTTTCCCAAATTGATTTTGGTTAATTATTTGTTTAAGCAAATGTCACAATTCGAAGCCTGAGTCTTTGGACTAGTATTCGAAAAGCATAGCAGGAACCCGCCGCATCGTTCCTGCTGCGCGATGACGATGGCCTTCCTGTCATCGCGCCTAACGCTGCCCTGTTCTGATCTCCGCCAATTTTGATCAGGCGGGGCAGCCTTTTCTTTCCCAATTGATTGGCTGTCTCCTGCCCCCCTCATGCCGAGATGCGCCCTGCATGGGTGTGAAATTGTCTGCACTCATGGGTGAAAGGCTGGCCAATCGGCGTAAATAGCCCACACCCGGCGCGAGAGCTCTTTTACATCTCAGCGCCACGGATTAGGTTAAGGATAGGTCAAATGCTTGATTCGTCGGGCATGTTGTTGATTGTCGTGATCCATAAAACCGGTCAAACATCAGGACAGTCGTCGCGTTCGGATGAGATCTGGTGGCTTGAAATGTTGCAGCCATCGGAAAATTAATCCGAGAATCCAAATGCATGGCAGTGTCATGCCGAACTGGAGCAGAGCAAATGCAAAGGCTTGGAGCCATATTCATCGCCGTTTGTATGGTTGCGATCTCCACCTCTGTTGGCGCGATGTTGTATTTCCGGTTTGGCCTTTCCATCCCGGAAGCCTCACCGGTTGCCTTCGGTATTCTGCTCACCCTTCTGCTCGTCCACTATCAGATCAGCCGCGTGCGCGATCGGATGATGATCGAAGAGCAGATGGATGACCTGACGCGCCTTAAGCTAACCCTGACCAAAGAGGTTCAGGATGTCCGCGAATTGGCCCACCGTCTGGAAAGCGATCTCGATGAACGGGTCAATCGAGACATCGAGCCGGTGCTGGCGGAGCTCGATATCATCGGCTCGCTGGTCAAGCAACTGGCGGAAAGTTGCGCCGAGTTGGATGAACGGGTGCAGGAAGGTGATAGCAAGGTCGAAGCAATCAATGCCACTGTCCAGTCCGCCAAACACTCGGTTCAGGAGCTGGAAAGCCTGCTGCGCTCATCCGTCCGTGCGATGCCGCAGCAATCCGAACAGGCAGCGTCTTTCTCCGAGGGTCCTGCATCTCATCCAAGACCGTCCCAGCCGAGTGCCCATGACATGGGGACAGCGCCTTACGGCTATCCCGAAGATCAAATGCCGGAACCGGAAGAAGAAATAATCCGGCCTGAAGATGAGGCCGCCGTAAGACGTGCACTGGCATTGGGGCAGATCGAGATGTTCATGCAGCCGATCGTCACGCTGCCCATGCGCAAGCCACAATATTATGAAGCGCTTGCCCGTCTGCGGTCGGAGGATGGCAGTCTACTCACGCCAGACATCTTCCTGCCGGTCTGCCGCAAGAATGGCTTCCTGCCAATGCTCGACCGTCTTGCCATCAACGAAACCTTCCGCATGCAGCGGCGGCTGGCCGACCGGGGGCATATGGTCGATTGCTTTTGCAATCTGGCGCTGGCAAGTCTGGCGGATGGTGACTTCTTTGCCCAGTTGCGTGGCCTGTTCGAACAGAACAGAGATTTGGCCGAACATGTCATTCTGGAATTCTCCCTCGCTGACATGAACGCGTTTGGCGTTCTGGAAGACGAAACCCTGCAACTGCTGCGCTCGATGGGCTTCCGTTTCTCGGTCGATCAAATGACAACGCTGAATGCGGACTTTGATAAATTCGCCCGCAAAGGGGTGCGCTTTGCCAAAATCGCCGCGCCGATCCTCACCAGCCGCGATGTCGGCCACGGGCTCGACATCCATCCTGCCGATTTTTCCCGTGTTCTGGCCCGCAAGGGGATCGATTTGGTGGTTACCCATGTGGAAACCGAAAGCATGTTGGTCGGCCTGATCGACTTCAATGTCCAGCTGGCTCAAGGCAATCATTTCGCACCGGCCAAAGCGGTCAAGGGAGCTGGCAGTGGCGGGGATGGCGGGACATCCGACAATCGATCTCAAGCGGTCGGTGCGCGTGTCGGTGATAGTCCCCCTGTCCGGGTGCATGGTCAAAGGAACGATGCTCAAAGAGGCGAGGGTCCAAGGGGTGCGGGGCAAGTGAACGAGCGCCTGACGAATGGAGCCGTCGCTCAGCCTCAAGCGCTTCAGGCCCAACAGGCCCCCATGCCGACGCCGGACTCTGAAGCCAGTCAGCGTCGACTGGGTGACAATCCTCGTGTCGCTCAGGCCTTACGTGCCATGGCAAAGCGGGAGGGCGGTCAGAATTCCAGCACGCGCGACCATTTCCGCAATGTGCTGGCCGAAGCCGCTGGTTTGATGGATGACGGGCCCGCTCGCTCTGGTCAGTCGTTGCCCGGTGCAGCCAATGGCCAACGCGCCTCTGCAGCGCCCGATCGGCTGCCGGTCTCCGATGACTATGGCGTGAAGACCAGCACAGATCGTGGTCAGTTTCTGGATCTGGGCAATCAGCCTGCCCGCGACCAGCAGACCCGTGATACACGCCCCGATGCAAGCGGTGGTGGCGCTGGTTTCGAACGTCTCATCCGTTAAAGAAACCCGACCCAACTTATCCAAAAGCTGTAAGGGTCTGTGTATGGGCCTTGGCCTGCCCCGGTCCTTTCGCTCAGTGGCTGCAAAACAAGCTTATCCTGTGTTTTGACGCCCCTGCCTCTTGACCTAGCAAAAGGGAGAGGGGAGAAGTGTTCAGCAAGACGCTGTCATTGCCTGTCAAACTATTTTTGATCCGTCCTGTTTTCCAGTGTCCAAAGCCATGGGGTCTGTCATGTCGTCCCGTCTTAACGGTCTGTCCGAAATCGCACCGCGCTATAAAGGCATCCTGTCAGATATCTGGGGCGTCGTTCACAACGGGGTGACACCCTTTACAGGCGCGGTCGATGCACTGACGCGTTATCGTGAAAGTGGCGGCAAGGTTGTTCTCATTACCAACGCACCACGCCCGTCGGCTCCTATCGCCGCCCAGCTCGAACAACTGGGTGTGGGGCGTGACAGTTACGACGACTTGGTGACCTCGGGGGATATTACCCGCAAAATGCTGGTGGATAGTGGCAAGACCAAGCTCTACCATCTGGGACCTGAACGCGATTTACCACTCTATGATGGCTTGGGCCTGTCGCTGGTCGCGCAAGAAGAAGCCGAAATGATCTGTTGCACCGGTCTGTTTGACGACACCAAGGAAACGCCGGATGATTATGATGATTTGCTCAAGAATCTTGCCAAGCGCCAGCTGCCGATGATTTGCGCCAATCCGGACCGGGTGGTTGATCGTGGTAACACGCTGATCTATTGCGCCGGATCGCTGGCCGGTCGTTTTGAAGCCTATGGCGGGGAAACAATGCAGGCCGGGAAGCCGGAAGCCGCAATCTATGACGCCGCTCGGGCGGCACTGGACAAGGCAGCCGGGTCCGCAATCGACAAGGCTGACATTCTCGCCATCGGGGATTCGGTGCCAACCGACCTGCGCGGTGGACATTATCAGAAGATCGATGCCCTCTTCATCACCTCAGGGATCCACGCCCAGATGTTTGGTGATCCTGATGCACCTGATCATGAGCGGGTCCAGCATCGCCTCGACCATGAAGATGTCGAGACTGTCGGTTATATGCCCCGGTTGATCTGGTAATCACACCTCACTCCGACCTTGCAATGCCAGCCGCCGGCAACTGCAACCTTGTGCATCCACACAAGGCTGCCTATCTGAGATGGGTCGGCTGGCTATCGCGGCCGTTCGCTTGTGCTCGGGCTTTCATCCTTCCGCATCTGGCCTACCAAGCAGTTCCTGCATTGTTCCATAGAGGAAAGTGTCCATGTCCATCACCCTTCTAGAAGACCGCAAACTGGTGCGCATGACGGGCGCTGACACCGAGGCCCTGTTGCAGCGATTGATCACGACCAATCTCGACAAAGTCTCTGTGGGTGAAGCAGGCTATGGTGCCTTGCTGACACCGCAAGGGAAGATCCTGTTCGATTTTCTTGTCACGCGCCTGCCTGATGGCTTCCTGTTTGATCTTGACGGGCGCGTGGTCGAAGACTTCATCAAGAAAATGACCCTCTATCGTCTGCGCTCGGCCATTGCAATTGATCTTCTTGAGGATCGCGTTGGCTATAGCTTCGAGCCGCAATCCGATGGTGTTCTGGATCCACGATCAGAGGCCCTTGGCTGGCGCCTTTATGGCCCGGCAAACGGTTGGCAGCCAGACGGAGGGCACGAGGACCTCAAGGCCCGTTTTGTCGCGGAAGCAATCCCGCAGGCCGGTGTCGATTTCGAGTTTGGCGACGCTTTCCCGCATGATGTCAATTTGGACTGTCTCGGCGGTCTTGACTTCGCAAAGGGTTGTTATGTCGGTCAGGAAGTTGTCTCCCGCATGCAGCATCGCGGCATTGCGCGCAAGCGGCTGCTGCATGTTGAGGGGGCAGCGACGCTGCCTGCGGCAGCTTCCCCAGCCGAGGTCTCGATAACAGCGGGTGGCAAGACTGTCGGTACACTTGGGCAGGTATCGGGCAACAAAGGTCTGGCGCTGGTTCGCCTTGATCGGATTGCCGATGCCTTAGAGGAAGGTCAAGTAGTTGAAGTAATGGGCATTGGTTTGAAATTCTCCGTTCCAAGCTACGCAAATTTCTCTATATAAAGCAGCGATTATTATAGTTTAAAACCCTGCCTTTTCTGGATGGTTATGTGTTTATAACTTGCAGTCATGTTGTGTTCCACTTGGCAGAATGCAGTATTTTTATGATTAACCAAGCATAAAACGACCGCCATTTTTAGCTTTTGTTAAGACTGTTTCGGGCAAACTGCCCCTATTGGGGAACGACTTTGGGGGTCATATTATGCCATCGGATATCTTGGCATTGGAGTTGCTCGTCGCAGATATCGCGGCATATGCCAAACATCAAATTGACAACGGAACCTTGTGCGGGCCGCGTTTTGCCGCCTATGTCAAACTGGCATGGTTTGGTCAATCGGGCAGCCCTTGCTATTCCGACTGCAAGAATTTGCTCGACGCCCTGCAGATCCTGCGCGATCTCGACAATGACAGCGAAGTCGATACCTTCTATATCGCCATGACAGCCGCCTTGATGGAATGCTATCCGGAGCCGGATCAGGTGTTGTCTGACTTTGACGCAATCCGTCGCATGTCTGCAGAATTGAGACATGTCGCCTGACGAGAAATCTTCCTCAGATTCCAATAGGACAAAGCGCGCCTCGAAGCCCGAAGCGCGCTCTTTTTTTGCCATTGAGCGGATAAGCGCAAGCACTAAGCTTCAGGTTTGGTCTGCAACTTGGAGCGTTTGAGATGCTCGTCAAGGCGCGGCATCATCTCGACAAAATTGCACGGCATGTGACGATAATCGAGTTGATAGGCGAAAATACCGTCCCAAGCATCCTTGCAGGCCCCCGATGATCCGGGAATGCAGAAAATATAGGTCGCATCGGCAACCCCGCCCGTGGCGCGGGACTGGATGGTCGATGTACCAATCTTCTCAAAGGAAATCTTGTGAAACAGCCAGGAGAAGCCGTCCATTTGCTTCTCAAACAGAGGGATCATGGCTTCCGGCGTGACATCGCGGCCAGTGAAGCCCGTGCCACCCGTTGAAATGATCACATCAATGCCTTTGTCTGCAATCCAGGCCTTGGTCTGTGCCTGAATGGCGTCGACATCATCCTTGACGATTGCCCGGTCTGCCAAAGCATGTCCGGCCGCCTGCAGGCGATCCACCAGCACCTGACCGGATTTATCATCCGCCAGACTTCTGGTGTCGGACACGGTCAGGATGGCGATATTCATTGGAATGAAGGAACGGGGGCCGGATGTATGGGCCATGCTACTCTCTCTTGATTGGCACAAAGGCGAGACTTGTCATGAAGACAGCATAATGCAGATCTTGTGACAAATCCCCTTGTCTTTCGTCAAGAGAAGCCAAGCGCATGAAAGGGCCACCTTACCGCCCGATATAGCGATCCCGGCGGTGATTGATGGCAATGATGGCATTGAGGATAATCGAGCCGAACAAAGACCAGCCAATCACATGGAGTGGAAGCAGGAACAGGGCTGTGCCGAAAATGCCCACATCAAACAATTGCTGGACATAACCGGCCCGAAAACCGGTTGCCTCCTGCACGGTCAACGCCAATGCCCCAGCGCCACCAAGGCTGCCTTCATGACGGATGATGGCCAACAGCCCCGTGCCCGTCAGCGCTCCAAAGGCGAGTGTGCCAATGAAGGGATTGAGCGTTTCAAAGGTCATCAGCGGCGGTAAAATCTGCATCAAGACCGACAAGGCTGCGACACAAAGGGCGGATTTAACCGTAAAGCGCCAGCCAAGGCGCTGATAGGTGAACCAGTAGAATGGCAGATTGACCAGAAAGAAGACAATCCCGAGATCATAGCCGGTGACATAGGAGATCAGCAGGGCCAGACCTGCGGTTTGTCCGGTGATAAAACCAAGCTGGGTAAGAAAGACCAGACCGACGGCGGCAATCAGCACGCCGAAGGAAAGACCCTGAACATCTTCAAGCAAAGAGTGCTTTTCCAGTGTGACCAGAGGTTCGGTGTTGGTGACTGCGCTCATTTCATCTCGCATTTACTTCCAAAAAGGTGGGTATGGTCCGATAAATTGCAAAATAGAGGTATATTTGTCCTTCTATCATCGTGCCAGAGGGAAAATGTTATATCCAGATTAGACTTTGTGCAGTGAGGTGAAATTTCAGGCAAATTGCGCCTGCATCGGCATGCCTGAGCGCGACAGCCAAGTTTGACAAGGCCAAGGCGCTTGAAACGAGATCCGCCTCCGCACGCCAGGCTCGTCATGAACCCGGCCTGCTGGTGCGCCGAAAGGGGCGAACCCATTGTGGGGACGAACAGGTTGGCCCCGGCGCACCGACGCAAGGTGCGGAGGCGGATCCGAGACCTGCGCGCAAAGGATTGATCGCGCATGGCCCCTTCACGCAATGGCGAACAGGATGTCTTGGTTCCGTTTGCCTTATACGCGACACAAACCAAAAGAGATCAGGGGCCTGGCGTGTGCAAAAGCGGCGCATTATCGCTGTCGAGGGAGGTGCACCAATCGGTGCGGATTCATGTCGCGGTGCGGGATTGTTCTTTGAACTGTTTGCGCGATTGCGTCCATCTGTTGCAAGCATGACTGAACAGGACCAAAAACCCGCTTTTCTTCTGCTGCCGATTGCATTAGGGTCCGCCCCAAAGCCGGGCCTTTGCCCGAAACAATCTGATGCAACCATGATGCAATAAGAGACTGACAGGAAGATGACCGACATTCTAGCCCCCCATATGCAGCCGGAACGCTCGTTTCAGGGCATGATCCTTGCGCTGCAGAAATATTGGGCCGATTACGGCTGCGCAATTCTCCAGCCCTATGACATGGAAGTCGGTGCCGGTACGTTTCACCCTGCCACCACTCTGCGTGCCCTTGGGCCGCGTCCATGGCAGGTTGCCTATGTTCAGCCATCGCGCCGTCCAACTGATGGTCGCTATGGTGAAAACCCGAACCGTCTGCAGCATTATTACCAGTTTCAGGTGTTGCTGAAGCCAAGCCCGAAAGACCTTCAGGATCTTTATCTTGGTTCGCTAAAAGCCATTGGCATCGACAGTGCCCTGCATGACATCCGCTTTGTCGAGGATGACTGGGAAAGCCCGACCCTCGGCGCTTGGGGCCTTGGTTGGGAATGCTGGTGCGATGGCATGGAAGTCAGCCAGTTTACTTATTTCCAGCAGGTCTGCGGCATCGAATGCGCCCCGGTTGCCGGTGAGCTGACGTATGGTCTCGAACGTATCGCCATGTATGTGCAGGGCGTCGATAACGTCTATGACCTGAACTATAATGGCCGCGAAGGCGATGAGAAGATTTCTTATGGCGATGTTTTCCTGCAGGCCGAGCAGGAATATTCCCGCCACAATTTCGAATATGCCAATACGGAGAAACTCTTCCGTCATTTCAAGGACGCGGAAGAAGAATGCAAAGCCATTCTCTCACAGGGGGCAAATGGTAATCTGCATCTCTGCGTGTTGCCTGCCTATGACCAGTGCATCAAGGCATCGCACCTGTTCAACCTGCTTGATGCCCGTGGCGTGATTTCGGTTACCGAACGCCAGAGCTATATTCTGCGCGTCCGTGAGTTGGCCAAGGCCTGCGGCGAAGCCTTCCTGCTGACCGAAGCGGGCGGTGTCGGCTACGAGCCTCGGTGACAAGACTAAGAGCGATTTGAGGCCGTATCTACCTGTTGGTCAATGCAGCTTGGTTGCATTCCACCGGCCCACAAACGACAAAAACCGCCCTGCTGGGCGGTTTTTTTATGAACGGCATCCTGCCTAGCACTCAGATGTGTGCACATGGTCACAATGTGATCATGATCGCGTCTTGTCAGGAATTGCCTTTTCCGTTGTTTGAGCTGGAATTATTGCTCGAATTGTTGCTGCTGTTTGAGTTGGAATTATTGCTCGAATTGTTGCTGCTGTTTGAGTTTGAATTGTTGCTCGAGTTGTTGCTGCTGTTTGAGCTGGAATTGTTGCTCGAATTGTTGCTGCTGTTGGCATTGGCGTTGCTGCTCGCGTTGCTGCTGCTGTTGGCATTGGCATTGCTGCTCGCGTTGCTCTTGCTGTTGGAGTTCGCGCTTGCTGTTGCGGATGCGGCCGCCGATTCTGCTTTTGCGGCTTTGGCTGCAGCAGACTTTTTCTGTGTGAGGCTCAATCGTGGATTTCGTTGTACGGCAAGCGCCCATTGTTTGACGCGCTCGGCATAAGCCCGTTTTGCTGCAGCACGTTTTTGTGCTGCTGTCATCTTGCCGGTGCGCAGATTGCGAGAGGCTTTGTCTTTCCCAACAGTCTGCTTGCTGGCTTTGGCGGTTTTCAGGCTGCCCGGCTCAAGGGTTTTCTCGACACCGCTAACTTTTCTGGTCGCACGGAAGTTGGCTTTGGATTTACGCTGCTTGGTTTTCCGAAGATTCAATGCTCTTGTGGCCGCAGGCGTGGCGGCCTTCAAGGTCAGCCCTGTGCTTGTTCCATTCACCGCACGTACGCTCGCTTGCTGCCCACGGGTGATGTCTGCACTTTCTCCGCTCTGGTGGTCTGACACGCCAACCGTGCCTTCAGAGACCGACACACGGGCACCACGCCCATTGACATTCACAGCAAAGGTCGTGCCTTTGACAACAGCAACAAGGAATGGAGTGCGGACCGAGAAGTGTCTGACATCCCTCTTATTGACCGTCAGGTCCAGTCGACCACTTTGATGCAGGATCGTCGTCTTGCCGGCTTCATTATACCGCGCGGGCGGGATCGCCATGATTGCGCTTGGCCCGACCTGAATCCGTTCCTTGCCCCTTTTGAGCATGATCCGGGTTTTTGCATGCGTTGAAAGCGTTTGACCGGGGCGCAACATCATGCCGCGTTTCACCCTCTGCGCATTTTCATGCTTGGCGGCGATATAGGCTGAGCCAGTCACCTTCGTAACCATCCAGCTATGCTCGTCTTGTGACATGGCTGTCTGAGGTGCCAAGAATGCAAAAAGAACGGCAATGCACAAAATGAGAGAGCGCATGATAAAGGATCCTCGATAAAAAACAGTCGCGCGATCAATATAGGGTGATGCGCTGAATGAACCCTTAAATGTTTGAATTTTCGAACCAAAGGGCTAGAAAGTCTT
This genomic stretch from Cohaesibacter intestini harbors:
- a CDS encoding EAL domain-containing protein: MQRLGAIFIAVCMVAISTSVGAMLYFRFGLSIPEASPVAFGILLTLLLVHYQISRVRDRMMIEEQMDDLTRLKLTLTKEVQDVRELAHRLESDLDERVNRDIEPVLAELDIIGSLVKQLAESCAELDERVQEGDSKVEAINATVQSAKHSVQELESLLRSSVRAMPQQSEQAASFSEGPASHPRPSQPSAHDMGTAPYGYPEDQMPEPEEEIIRPEDEAAVRRALALGQIEMFMQPIVTLPMRKPQYYEALARLRSEDGSLLTPDIFLPVCRKNGFLPMLDRLAINETFRMQRRLADRGHMVDCFCNLALASLADGDFFAQLRGLFEQNRDLAEHVILEFSLADMNAFGVLEDETLQLLRSMGFRFSVDQMTTLNADFDKFARKGVRFAKIAAPILTSRDVGHGLDIHPADFSRVLARKGIDLVVTHVETESMLVGLIDFNVQLAQGNHFAPAKAVKGAGSGGDGGTSDNRSQAVGARVGDSPPVRVHGQRNDAQRGEGPRGAGQVNERLTNGAVAQPQALQAQQAPMPTPDSEASQRRLGDNPRVAQALRAMAKREGGQNSSTRDHFRNVLAEAAGLMDDGPARSGQSLPGAANGQRASAAPDRLPVSDDYGVKTSTDRGQFLDLGNQPARDQQTRDTRPDASGGGAGFERLIR
- a CDS encoding TIGR01459 family HAD-type hydrolase, with translation MSSRLNGLSEIAPRYKGILSDIWGVVHNGVTPFTGAVDALTRYRESGGKVVLITNAPRPSAPIAAQLEQLGVGRDSYDDLVTSGDITRKMLVDSGKTKLYHLGPERDLPLYDGLGLSLVAQEEAEMICCTGLFDDTKETPDDYDDLLKNLAKRQLPMICANPDRVVDRGNTLIYCAGSLAGRFEAYGGETMQAGKPEAAIYDAARAALDKAAGSAIDKADILAIGDSVPTDLRGGHYQKIDALFITSGIHAQMFGDPDAPDHERVQHRLDHEDVETVGYMPRLIW
- a CDS encoding YgfZ/GcvT domain-containing protein, producing MSITLLEDRKLVRMTGADTEALLQRLITTNLDKVSVGEAGYGALLTPQGKILFDFLVTRLPDGFLFDLDGRVVEDFIKKMTLYRLRSAIAIDLLEDRVGYSFEPQSDGVLDPRSEALGWRLYGPANGWQPDGGHEDLKARFVAEAIPQAGVDFEFGDAFPHDVNLDCLGGLDFAKGCYVGQEVVSRMQHRGIARKRLLHVEGAATLPAAASPAEVSITAGGKTVGTLGQVSGNKGLALVRLDRIADALEEGQVVEVMGIGLKFSVPSYANFSI
- the moaB gene encoding molybdenum cofactor biosynthesis protein B; translation: MAHTSGPRSFIPMNIAILTVSDTRSLADDKSGQVLVDRLQAAGHALADRAIVKDDVDAIQAQTKAWIADKGIDVIISTGGTGFTGRDVTPEAMIPLFEKQMDGFSWLFHKISFEKIGTSTIQSRATGGVADATYIFCIPGSSGACKDAWDGIFAYQLDYRHMPCNFVEMMPRLDEHLKRSKLQTKPEA
- a CDS encoding YitT family protein translates to MSAVTNTEPLVTLEKHSLLEDVQGLSFGVLIAAVGLVFLTQLGFITGQTAGLALLISYVTGYDLGIVFFLVNLPFYWFTYQRLGWRFTVKSALCVAALSVLMQILPPLMTFETLNPFIGTLAFGALTGTGLLAIIRHEGSLGGAGALALTVQEATGFRAGYVQQLFDVGIFGTALFLLPLHVIGWSLFGSIILNAIIAINHRRDRYIGR
- a CDS encoding glycine--tRNA ligase subunit alpha translates to MTDILAPHMQPERSFQGMILALQKYWADYGCAILQPYDMEVGAGTFHPATTLRALGPRPWQVAYVQPSRRPTDGRYGENPNRLQHYYQFQVLLKPSPKDLQDLYLGSLKAIGIDSALHDIRFVEDDWESPTLGAWGLGWECWCDGMEVSQFTYFQQVCGIECAPVAGELTYGLERIAMYVQGVDNVYDLNYNGREGDEKISYGDVFLQAEQEYSRHNFEYANTEKLFRHFKDAEEECKAILSQGANGNLHLCVLPAYDQCIKASHLFNLLDARGVISVTERQSYILRVRELAKACGEAFLLTEAGGVGYEPR
- a CDS encoding FecR domain-containing protein; the protein is MRSLILCIAVLFAFLAPQTAMSQDEHSWMVTKVTGSAYIAAKHENAQRVKRGMMLRPGQTLSTHAKTRIMLKRGKERIQVGPSAIMAIPPARYNEAGKTTILHQSGRLDLTVNKRDVRHFSVRTPFLVAVVKGTTFAVNVNGRGARVSVSEGTVGVSDHQSGESADITRGQQASVRAVNGTSTGLTLKAATPAATRALNLRKTKQRKSKANFRATRKVSGVEKTLEPGSLKTAKASKQTVGKDKASRNLRTGKMTAAQKRAAAKRAYAERVKQWALAVQRNPRLSLTQKKSAAAKAAKAESAAASATASANSNSKSNASSNANANSSSNASSNANANSSNNSSNNSSSNSSNNSSNNSNSNSSNNSSNNSNSNSSNNSSNNSSSNNGKGNS